From the Rhizobium sp. SL42 genome, the window CATCTCCTCATCTATCCGCTAAATTTAGCTCCATAAACACGCAGGAATGCGCTATGTCTTTCATCCATGAAAAACATAGCCTGGGATTCCTATCAGCTTTTCCTGCACGTCGCCCGGCTGGGTGGTCTGACCGGAGCGGCGTCGGCCAGCGGGCTGAGCCCTGCCACGATCGGGCGTCGCATGGTCGCGCTGGAGGAGGAACTGGGCCGCGCGCTGTTTCACCGCAGCCAGACCGGCTACACCTTGACCGGCGACGGCAGGGCCTTGCTCGATCATCTGGGCGAGCTGGAAGCGGCATCGCGCAAAGTCGACATCTGGCGTCGGGGGCAGGCATCCGATGCCCTGGTGCGGATTGCGGTCGGCACCTGGAATGGCTGGCTGCTGGCGGAGAACTTTCCGGCCATTCGCCAGGAGCGCGACGCTTTTCGCATCGATCTCTTTATCGGCGAGCAGCGTGCAAGCCTGGCGCACCGGGAAAGCGACATCGGCATGCGTGCCTTTGAGCCGGAGGAACTCAACCTTGCGGCCTTGCTTGCCGGGGAGGTCGCTTATGCACCCTACCGCGCCCGCAACACCTTCGATGCCGGACCTGAACGCTGGCTGGCGGTCGATCGGGAAAACGCCATTTCGGCCTATCTGCGCTGGCCGCATGAGCAGGCGCCGGACCGGATCATCGCCACCGTCAATCGGCCGCGCTCGCTCAGGGATCTGGCGCTGGCGGGTGCGGGCGTCGCCGTGCTGCCGTGTTTTGTCGGCGATCTCGAGCCGCGGCTGCAGAGGGCGGGTGACGAGATTGTCGAACTGCGCCATCGCCAGTGGATCGTGATGAACAATGATGATCGCCATCGCACCGAGATCCGCGTGGTTGTCGATCGCATGATGGGCCTGTTCAAGGCGCATCGGGAACTATTCGACGGGACGAGGTTCCGGCTGGGCGGTTGACCGCAGGGCGTCGGCTTGGGCCTGGCTCAGCGGCGGTCCGACATTGTGGATATGATGGGCGAGGCTCAAGGCATCGAACATGTCCGTCTGCGCCTGATGGAGCGTGACGCCGGTGCTGAAGAAGGTCTCGATGTCGAGGGCCGGCTGGAAAACCAGCAGCATGCGAGCCTTGTCCGTCAGGTTGCGGAAGCTGTGGGGCACCATGCGCGGTCCGAAGATGGAGCAGCCTGCTGTCGCATGAAACAGCTGGTCGCCCAGCTGGAACAGAAACTCCCCTTCCAGCACCATGAACCATTCATCCTGCAGGGCGTGATAGTGCAGCGGCGGACCGCCGCAGCTGTCGCGGAACGTATCAATGATGCACAGGGCACCGTCGGTATCGCGGGCGGAAACCTTGCAGTCGAAGCGACCGTTGAGAAAACGCACCGGCTTGTCGAAGCGATCGCGGCCAAAGCCGATCATGCCCGGTCGATCCTGCATATTCATCGTCTCGGCTCCGCAGCGAGAGAGCATTCCATGCAATCTTGCAAAAGTAACGCGGAACTAGGGGGCCGTCAAAGCAGGGCCGTCAAAAGCGGGGCCGTGGTGACGAATGGTAAAAAGCCCGCACAACGACCGTCGCTCCTCCCCCGAGGCGATCCTTGTGCGGGCAGCCGTTCCGGAGGTCAGGGCCGGACGGTAGGCGGTAAGCGGGCGGCGGTAGCCGGTTGTCGGATCAGGCGGCGTGGGTGCCCTGGGTGACAATCACCGGGATCAGCAGGTCGCCCCAGTTGCCATCGCCGCCGTGATGGCGGGCGGAGCGTACCAGTTCGACCGATACGCCGGCATCGACGGCCTTCATGATGGAATGGTTCAGGCGGTGCAGGTCATTGGCCAGCATGCGGATCATCGCCTGCTGATCGGTGCTCATGGCCGATGACTGTTCTTCTGCGCGTTCTTTGACTCGTGTCTGCGGGGTCATGGTGTTTCTCCTCTTGTATCCGGGGTTGTTGAATGGGTGGTCGTGGTTTTAGGCCCCTCCCAAACCCTCCCCACAAAGGGGGAGGGCTTAATCCGGAATGTCGGTCTTGCCAGCATCGGGCTCAAGGCGTCTGTTCGAGCAGATCGATCACTGCGGTCTCCGGCCCCTCCCCCTTGTGGGGAGGGGGTGGGGAGGGGTTTATTTATTCCGCCGCCGGGCGGAACTGGTCGTGTTCGGTGGATTCGCCCATCGCGGTCGTCGAGGACTGGCCGCCGGAAATCGCCAGCGATACCGCATCGAAATAGCCGGTGCCGACTTCGCGCTGGTGCTTGGTCGCGGTGTAGCCGTTGACCTCGGCGGCAAATTCCGCCTGCTGCAGCTCGGAATAGGCCGACATCTGGCGATCCTTGTAGCCGCGAGCCAGTTCGAACATGCCGTAGTTCAGCTGATGGAAGCCGGCGAGCGTGATGAACTGGAACTTGTAGCCCATCGCGCCGAGTTCCTTCTGGTACTTGGCGATCGTCGCGTCATCCAGGTTCTTCTTCCAGTTGAACGACGGCGAGCAGTTATAGGCGAGCTTCTTGCCCGGATGCACCTTGTGCACCGCCTCGGCAAACTTGCGCGCCTGCTCGAGGTCCGGCTTGGAAGTTTCCATCCAGATCATGTCGCAATGCGGTGCATAGGCGATCGCGCGGGCAATGCACGGCTCGATGCCGTTCTTCACCTGGTAGAAGCCCTCCGCCGTGCGTCCGGCATCATAGTCAACGAATGGCCGGTCGCGCTCGTCGATATCGGACGTCAATAGCTTGGCAGCCTCGGCATCGGTGCGGGCGATGATCAGCGTCGGCGTACCCATCACATCCGCAGCCAGCCGGGCCGCGGAAAGGTTGCGGATATGCGCCTGGGTCGGGATCAGAACTTTGCCGCCTAGATGGCCACACTTCTTTTCCGACGCGAGCTGGTCTTCATAGTGAACGCCGGCAGCGCCTGCCTCGATAAAGGCCTTCATGATCTCGAAGGAGTTGAGCGGTCCGCCGAAACCAGCCTCGGCATCGGCGACGATCGGTGCGAACCACGTTTCGACCGAAAGGCCGTTGCCTTCCTGGGTTTCGATCTGGTCGGCGCGCTGCAGCGTCTTGTTGATGCGCTTGGCGAGTTCCGGTGCCGCATTGGCCGGATAGAGCGACTGATCGGGATACATCGAAGAGGCGGTGTTCGCGTCGGCGGCAACCTGCCAACCGGACAGATAGATCGCCTTCAGGCCGGCGCGGACCATCTGCATCGCCTGGTTGCCCGAGAGTGCGCCGAGCGCGTTGACGAAGTCTTCCTCGTGGATCAGCTTCCAAAGGCGATTGGCACCCATCTCGGCGAGCGAATGCTTGATCTCGACCGAGCCGCGCAGGCGCTTGACGTCGTCGGCTGTGTAGCTGCGCTGGATGCCGTCATAGCGGCCCTTCGGTGCGTTCGGAACGAGATTGTAAAAATCAGTCATTGTATTTTTCCTTCCACTCCTCGATGCAAGATCTTGATCGAATTGTCTCGCTGTTGATGTGACTAGATTTACATCGCGCCGCACAAATAGGCTAGAAAAAACATGAAATCAACGCGTTGAAAGAGGTTACGATGTCTTGTCTTTGACAAAGCGGCAGTGTAAAATTGTAAATTATGTAAACATTGATCGGACTGAAGATTTGTCGGATATTGTAAAAGGGCTGTCGAATGGCTGAAAACAAGATCTTTGCCGGCCCGCGTGTCCGCCGTATCCGCAATGGTCTGGGGCTGACTCAGACGGCCATGGCCGAGGCACTGGAAATCTCGCCGTCCTATCTCAATCTGATCGAGCGTAACCAGCGCCCGCTGACGGTCCAGCTGCTGTTGAAGCTGGCATCCGTCTACAAGGTCGATCTGGACGAGCTGCAGGGCGAGGCGGGGGGCACGGCGAGCCAGCTGCGCGAGGTCTTCGCCGATCCGCTCCTGTCCGGCGAGTTGCCCGGCGACCAGGAGCTGATCGAGATCGCCGGAGCGGCGCCCAACGCGGCAAACGGCATCGTCAAGCTTTACCGCGCCTACCGCGAGCAGGCGGCGCGGCTTTCCGACCTCGCCGACCTTCTGGCCCGCGAGGGACACGAGACCTCGCTGTCGGGCGCCAGGCTGCCGACCGATGAAGTGCGCGAGGTGATCGAGAGGCGCGCAAACTTTCACGCCCGCATCGAGGATTCAGCCGAGGCATTTCACGCGGCGCTCGGATTGGTCGCCGGCGATGATCTCGCGGTCGCCCTCAAGGCCTGGCTGCGAAACAAGCATGGCATTGTCGTACGTGCCTTGCCGGTGCAGGCCATGCCGTCCTTGCGCCGGCGCTACGACCGCCACTCCATGCGGCTGTTTTTGTCCGAGCGCCTGTCGGCTTTCGACCAATTGCGCGAGGTGGCGATGGAAGTCTGCCTGCTGGCGTTGAATGACGAGATCCAGACGACGCTGGATGAACTGGCCCTGACGTCCGGCGAGGCGAGACGTCTCGGCCGTTTCGAACTGGCGCGTTATGCGGCCCATGCGTTGATGATGCCTTACAGTGCCTTCCTGTCGGCGGCCCAGCGCGCCCGCTATGATGTCGATGTGCTGCGCGCCCGCTTCAATGTATCGTTCGAGCAGGCGGCCAATCGCCTGACCATGCTGCAGCGGCCGGGCGCGCAGGGCGTGCCGTTTTTCCTGCTCGAGGTGGACAATGCCGGCAACCGCTTCCGCCGCAGCGGCGCGCAGGGCTTTCCCCAGGCGAAATTCGGCGGCCTCTGTCCCAAGCTCAACATTCATGTCGCCTTTGCCCAGCCGGCCCAGCTTCTGGTCGATCACGTCCAGATGCCGGATGGCGCAGGCTTTTTGACCGTTTCGCGCACGCTGGAGGGCCCGCAGGCGGGTTTCGGCGAACGCGTAAGGCGCACTGCTGTGCTGATCGGCTGCGACATCGCGCAGGCGGATGAAGTGATTTATGCGGATGCCGTCCGCGCGCCGGCGGTTGCGCCCGTTCCGATCGGTACGGCCTGTCGGTTGTGCGAGCGTTCCGGCTGTCTGTCGCGTGCCGAGCCGCCTCTGACGCGCCCGCTCGGGCTCGATGAAATGGTCACGGGATTGAGCGCCTTCGATTTCCAGTAATTCCGGGCGGGCCCAATTTTGCCTTAGCAGCGGCGAAGAATTTCGCTTGTCGCCCGTCCAATTCCTTTCTAGTCTCTTAAAAAAACAACGGGAATGGCATGCGGGACCCTCGGTCTCCAGGCTCGAACAGGAGAAAAAATGAAGGCTCATTTCATTCGTACGGCGTCGGTGGCCCTCGCGACGATCTTCATCGCATCGGCTGTCCAGGCGCAGGAGCGTGTCGTCCACGTCTACAACTGGTCGGATTACATCGATGAGTCCGTCCTTGAGGATTTCACCAAGGAAACCGGGATCAAGGTCGTCTATGACGTCTTCGATTCGAACGAATTGCTGGAGACCAAGCTGCTGGCCGGCGGCTCCGGTTATGATGTCGTCGTGCCGACCGGTCCGTTCCTGGCCCGCCAGATCACAGCCGGCGTTTTCCAGAAGCTCGACAAGGCGAAGCTGCCGAACCTTTCCAACATGTGGCCGGATATTTCCGAGCGCCTGGCAAAATACGATCCCGGCAACGAATATGCCGTCAACTACATGTGGGGCACCACCGGCATCGGCTACAATACCGCCAAGCTCAAGGAAGCGCTGGGCGCCGACTTCAAGGTCGACAGCTGGGATGCGATCTTCAAGCCGGAAAATGCTGAAAAGCTGAAGGCCTGTGGCATCAACATTCTCGACGCCTCGGACGAGACCTTCGCGATCTCGATGAACTACATTGGCAAGGACCCGGACAGCAAGGAGACCGCGGATCTCGAAGCCGGTGGCGCGGTCTACTCCCAGATCCGCCCATTCGTAAAGACCTTCAACTCGTCCTCCTATATCGATGATCTCGCCAATGGCGACATCTGCCTGACGATCGGCTGGTCTGGCGACATCCTCCAGGCCAAGGCGCGTGCCGAAGAAGCCAAGAATGGCGTCGAGATCGAATATGTGATCCCGAAGGAAGGCACCTATATGTGGTTCGACAATCTGGCGATCCCGGCGGATGCCAAGAATGTCGCAGAGGCCCATGAATTCATCAATTATCTGATGAAGCCGGACGTGATCGCCAAGGCATCCAACTATGTCCAGTACGCCAACGGCAACCTTGCCTCGCAGGCATTGCTCGATGAGGCGGTGATCAAGAACCCGTCCGTCTATCCGACTGAAGAGACCGTCAAGAAGCTCTTCACCATCTCGCCCTACGGGCCGAAGGAGCAGCGGGTGCTCAACCGGGTCTGGACCCAGATCAAGACCGGCAGCTAACGGTCAGAAACATCAGCCGGGCGCCTCAATCGCCCGGCTTTTTCTTGTGGGGCCGGAACTTCAAGCAAGCACAACAAGCAAGAGCAACAAAACAGTCGGGATCGGGCGATGGCGAAATCTCTGGGGCCAGTAAAGCGTAAATTCTCACCATGGACCGATCCGGACGCGGTTCCCTTCATCCGCTTCGAAAATGTCACGAAACGCTTCGGTGATTTTGTTGCGGTCGACAATCTGACGCTCGACATCTACGAGCGCGAGTTTTTCTCGCTGCTGGGGCCGTCGGGATGTGGCAAGACGACGCTGATGCGCATGCTGGCCGGCTTCGAGCAGCCGACCTCTGGCCGCATCCTGCTGCAGGGCAAGGACCTGTCGGGTACGCCGCCATACAAGCGCCCGACCAACATGATGTTCCAGTCCTACGCGCTCTTCCCGCACATGACGGTCGAAAAGAACATCGCCTTCGGCCTTGAACAGGACAGCCTGCCCAAGGGTGAGATCGACGCGCGCGTCGCCGAAATGCTGAAGCTGGTCAAGCTCGACCAGTTTGCCAAGCGCAAGCCGAACCAGTTGTCCGGTGGCCAGCGCCAGCGCGTGGCGCTGGCCCGTTCGCTTGCCAAGCGCCCCAAGGTCCTGCTCCTCGACGAGCCGCTCGGCGCGCTTGACCGCAAGCTGCGCGAGGAAACCCAGTTCGAGCTGATGGACATCCAGACCAAGCTCGGCCTGACCTTCCTCATCGTCACCCATGACCAGGAAGAGGCGATGACGGTATCCGATCGCATTGCCGTCATGGACAAGGGTTGCCTCATCCAGGTCGCAACCCCGGCCGAGATCTACGAAGCGCCCAACAGCCGATATGTCGCCGACTTCATCGGTGACATCAACATTCTCGAAGGCAAGCTGGTCAGCCGCGATGCGACAACCGGTACCGATATCGTCAAGGTCGATTGCGAAGGCATAACCGTTGCCGTGGAGCAGAACTGCGCGGCATCCCCCGGCAATTCGGTCGCCTTCGCCATCCGGCCTGAAAAGGTGCGCATCTCGCTCGATCAGCCGGTCGATATCTCGAGCAATGCCCTGCATGGCGAAGTCTGGGACATCGGCTATCTCGGCGATTTTTCCGTTTTCATCGTCAAGCTGGATGACGGCCGCATGTTCCGTGCAGCCCAGGCCAATGTCGCGCGCCTTGTCGACCGGCCGATCACCTTCGGCGACATGGTGTGGCTGTCCTGGTCGGCGGATGCCGGCCTTGTCCTAACCCGCTGAGGAGGCGACCATGGCCGAACCAGTCTCGACAAGCAAATCCGATCCGGCCCGCTGGCTGGTCGTCGTCATTCCCTATCTCTGGATGGTGCTGTTCTTCGTTGCACCCTTCCTGATCATCGTGAAGATCTCGCTGTCGGACACGGCAATCGCCATGCCGCCCTACACGCCGGTCTTCGAAGGCCTTGCCTCGATCCGCGACTATCTCTCGCAGCTGGATTTCGAGAACTATTTCTTCCTGCTCGAAGACCCGCTCTACATGAACGCCTACCTGTCCTCGCTGCGGATCGCGACGATCTCGACGCTTCTTCTGCTGTTGATCGGCTATCCCATGGCACTGGCCATGGCGCGCGCCTCCGTCACCATCCGCCCGACATTGCTGATGCTGGTCATCCTGCCGTTCTGGACGTCGTTCCTGATCCGCGTTTATGCCTGGATCGGCATCCTGAAGCCGGAGGGGCTTTTGACCATCGTGCTGCATTCGCTCGGCCTGATGGATCCGAACGATCAGGTGCAGATCTTCCGCACCGAGACCGCCGTCTTCATCGGCATCGTCTATTCCTATCTGCCTTTCATGGTCCTGCCGCTCTATTCGGCGCTGGAAAAGCTCGACGGAACGCTGCTTGAGGCGGCAAGCGATCTCGGCTGCCCGCCTTGGAAAGCGTTCTGGAAGATCACCTTCCCGCTATCCATCCCGGGTGTGATCGCCGGTTCGATGATCTGCTTCATCCCGATCACCGGCGAATTCGTCATCCCGGATCTGCTCGGTGGCGCCGAGACACTGATGATCGGCAAGACGCTGTGGACGGAATTCTTCGGCAATCGTGACTGGCCGCTCGCCTCCGCCGTGGCCGTCGTTCTGCTCCTGATGCTGGTCGTGCCGATCGCGATCTTCCAGAACCAGCAGCAGAAAGCCTGAGGGGAGGGTGCCAAGATGAAATCGGGTAAATTCGACGCGACGGTCCTGACCCTCGGCTTCGCCTTCCTCTACATTCCGATCCTGATCCTGGTGATCTACTCGTTCAACGATTCCAAGCTCGTCACCGTCTGGGGCGGCTTCTCGCTGAAATGGTATCGCGAGATGTGGTCGAATGCCGGGCTGATGGATGCCGCCTGGGTGACGCTCAGGGTGGGGTTGCTAAGCGCATCGCTCGGCACGATCCTGGGCACGCTGACCGCGCTCGCCCTGGTGCGCTACGGCCGTTTTCCCGGCCGCCTGCTGTTTTCCGGCATGGTCTATGCGCCGCTGGTCATGCCGGAAGTAATCACCGGCCTGTCGCTGCTTCTGCTGTTTGTCGCCGTCGGCGTCGATCGCGGCCTGGTCACGGTGATCATCGCCCATACGACATTCACCATGTGCTACGTGGCGATCGTCGTGCAGTCGCGATTGCTCACCTTCGACACCAGCCTGGAGGAAGCCGCCCAGGATCTCGGCTGCCCGCCGGTCAAGACCTTCTTCAAGATCACCCTGCCGCTGATCCTGCCGGCCGTCATTTCCGGCTGGATGCTGGCCTTTACCCTGTCGCTCGACGACCTCGTGATCGCGAGCTTCACCACTGGCCCGGGCGCAACGACGCTGCCGATCAAGATCTATTCGCAGGTGCGCCTCGGCGTGACGCCGGAAATCAATGCCGTCTGCACCATTCTGATCGGCATCGTCACCATCGGCGTCATCATCGCGTCCCTTACCACCAAGCAAAGGGAACTGCAGCGCCAGCGCGATGAGCATGTCGCGGCGCGGGCAACTTCATAGCCCCGGCTGACCATGCCGCCACGTCTAGTCGCGTGGCGGCAGCAGGATATAGGTGATCAGCCAAAGCGGCAGGACGATCATGGCGCCGAGCAGCATGCGCGGGGCGGCCCAGCCGAACCCGGCAATCATAGCAGCGTGGATCTCGTCGGGTGTGACGCCGAAATAGTCAAGAACGGCTCTCGGCGAGAGCCCGAAAAACGACAGGAACGAGCCGGCAATCAGCGACGCCAGCGCGATCTTTATCAATCCCGATAGTAATCCCCGCAACGTCCGTTCCCCCAGACACGCTTGATTCGGCCTATCTTAGCGACTGCCGAAACAATGGGAAGCACTGGGCCTGATCGCTCAGGGCGCGGGACTGGCGGGCAGGCGTGGCGCGACGGAGGGCGACGGGGCATTCGTCGGCACCGGAGAAATCACCGGATCGGACCAGACGCCGCCGATGAAGAATGACAGAGACTCGTCGGCATTCGCGTCGCCATCATCAATCGGGGTCAGTTCCCCCCGCAGGGCCAGCGCCTGACGCGTGAAGGGCGCAATCCCGCTCAATGTCAGTGTTTCGCTGCTGCCGGCGATCTCGGCTTTCTCGATTTCGGCCGATCCATGATCGAAGCGCGCCGTGAGGTCGAAATGGCTGAAAGCAAAATCGGCATCGCCGGCCGCACTGAGCTGAAAATAGGCGTGCCCTTTGGCCATCGCCCGAAGACCGTCGGCATCAAAATTGCGCAACACCCCGTCATCGGCGCGAAACCGCAGCGTTCCGGACATGGTCTCGAAGCTTTGCCTGAGCCCACCAGCGTTCCCGTCTGTCTGCCCGCCGGCCTGACCACTAGCCTGACCACCGGCCTGACCACCGTTTGGCAGGCGTGCCGCCAGATCGACCGAGGCTTGTCCGGCCGGCACCGTGCCGTCCAGAGCCAGGCCATCCATCAGCCGTTCAACGTCGATGTCCTCGAGAGACACGTTGAGTTCCGCATCCTGGCCAATCGCAGAGTCCGGGCGGGAAAACCGGGCGCTCAGCGAACCGCCGAGAAACGCCGCATCGCCGATCACCAGCTTCAGGCTGTCCCCCTTGCCGATCAGGCTGGCGCCGAGACCCGTCAGTTCGAACGGTGCTAATGTCGCGGTGCGTGCCGATACCGTCACATCGAAATCGAACCAGTCGACAAAGCCCGGCAAACGGGCTTCCGCCTTGTCGTCGACATCGATTTCGAGACCGCGCAGCAATCCGGCAAGGTCGAGCCGGTCAAGCGCCAGCGTGCCGTTTACCGTCGGACGCGTCTGGTCCGGCTGCGTCAGCGCGAGGAAACCGTCGCCACTGTTGCCGTTGATCTGGAAGGACAGGTCTTCAAACCGCAGTTCCTTGGCCGCTGTGACGAGATTTGTCTTCAGTGAGGCGGTTTGCCAATCCTCGCTGCCGGCAAGACGAAGGCCGCTGAAGGCGGCAAATGCCGGGACATCCGTTGCATTGAGCTCGAGACTGCCATCGCCGAGCCGAGCCTTCATCAGGTTCGCCTTGCCCTGGAAGCGGCCGCTCAGACCTTTGACATCAACCCCGAGAACCACATCCGCCACGTCGCCGCCGATAAGCATAAGAGGTGAATCTGTCTGGATCTGCAACGTGACCGGCCGGCCCTCGAAGCTCAAGGATGCCTTGGCGTCGAAAGCGCTGGACAGCCGTGGCCAGTCGATGTCCGCTTGCAGTCCCTGGGCGACGAACTCCCGCCCTGACGCTTCGTCGGCCAGCGTGACCTCGCCATCGACGACCTGCACGCTGTCGACCGCGGCGTCCAGGCTGGGATCGATCGTCTGCTGCCCGGCATCGTTGCGGTGTGCGTCGCGCACGGCAGCGGTCAGCCTGCCCTCGTTGCTCCAATCGAGCTTGCCGTCCCTGTCGCGCTCGATTCTGATCCTCGGACGGACAAATCGAAATTCTGAGAACTGTGGTTGGCCACGGATGGCGGAGTAGAAGCCGAACGAGGCTGACAGTTCATCGATTTCTGCCAGCAATTGATCGCTGCCGCCGTCAAGCTTGTGCACGCTGACATCGGTCAGCGTCACCCGTGGCTCCGGCCAGAAGCTGATGACCGGCGGCCCGTCGATCGTCACGTCATGCCCTGTCCAGCCGCTGACCGC encodes:
- a CDS encoding AsmA family protein; this translates as MSKKLHSRQQPGRRRRRLLRLVIVVSAGVILASVLLRIAAPHLISSSLVRSAIGSAVSGWTGHDVTIDGPPVISFWPEPRVTLTDVSVHKLDGGSDQLLAEIDELSASFGFYSAIRGQPQFSEFRFVRPRIRIERDRDGKLDWSNEGRLTAAVRDAHRNDAGQQTIDPSLDAAVDSVQVVDGEVTLADEASGREFVAQGLQADIDWPRLSSAFDAKASLSFEGRPVTLQIQTDSPLMLIGGDVADVVLGVDVKGLSGRFQGKANLMKARLGDGSLELNATDVPAFAAFSGLRLAGSEDWQTASLKTNLVTAAKELRFEDLSFQINGNSGDGFLALTQPDQTRPTVNGTLALDRLDLAGLLRGLEIDVDDKAEARLPGFVDWFDFDVTVSARTATLAPFELTGLGASLIGKGDSLKLVIGDAAFLGGSLSARFSRPDSAIGQDAELNVSLEDIDVERLMDGLALDGTVPAGQASVDLAARLPNGGQAGGQASGQAGGQTDGNAGGLRQSFETMSGTLRFRADDGVLRNFDADGLRAMAKGHAYFQLSAAGDADFAFSHFDLTARFDHGSAEIEKAEIAGSSETLTLSGIAPFTRQALALRGELTPIDDGDANADESLSFFIGGVWSDPVISPVPTNAPSPSVAPRLPASPAP
- a CDS encoding ABC transporter ATP-binding protein produces the protein MAKSLGPVKRKFSPWTDPDAVPFIRFENVTKRFGDFVAVDNLTLDIYEREFFSLLGPSGCGKTTLMRMLAGFEQPTSGRILLQGKDLSGTPPYKRPTNMMFQSYALFPHMTVEKNIAFGLEQDSLPKGEIDARVAEMLKLVKLDQFAKRKPNQLSGGQRQRVALARSLAKRPKVLLLDEPLGALDRKLREETQFELMDIQTKLGLTFLIVTHDQEEAMTVSDRIAVMDKGCLIQVATPAEIYEAPNSRYVADFIGDINILEGKLVSRDATTGTDIVKVDCEGITVAVEQNCAASPGNSVAFAIRPEKVRISLDQPVDISSNALHGEVWDIGYLGDFSVFIVKLDDGRMFRAAQANVARLVDRPITFGDMVWLSWSADAGLVLTR
- a CDS encoding ABC transporter permease subunit, which produces MAEPVSTSKSDPARWLVVVIPYLWMVLFFVAPFLIIVKISLSDTAIAMPPYTPVFEGLASIRDYLSQLDFENYFFLLEDPLYMNAYLSSLRIATISTLLLLLIGYPMALAMARASVTIRPTLLMLVILPFWTSFLIRVYAWIGILKPEGLLTIVLHSLGLMDPNDQVQIFRTETAVFIGIVYSYLPFMVLPLYSALEKLDGTLLEAASDLGCPPWKAFWKITFPLSIPGVIAGSMICFIPITGEFVIPDLLGGAETLMIGKTLWTEFFGNRDWPLASAVAVVLLLMLVVPIAIFQNQQQKA
- the aceA gene encoding isocitrate lyase, with the protein product MTDFYNLVPNAPKGRYDGIQRSYTADDVKRLRGSVEIKHSLAEMGANRLWKLIHEEDFVNALGALSGNQAMQMVRAGLKAIYLSGWQVAADANTASSMYPDQSLYPANAAPELAKRINKTLQRADQIETQEGNGLSVETWFAPIVADAEAGFGGPLNSFEIMKAFIEAGAAGVHYEDQLASEKKCGHLGGKVLIPTQAHIRNLSAARLAADVMGTPTLIIARTDAEAAKLLTSDIDERDRPFVDYDAGRTAEGFYQVKNGIEPCIARAIAYAPHCDMIWMETSKPDLEQARKFAEAVHKVHPGKKLAYNCSPSFNWKKNLDDATIAKYQKELGAMGYKFQFITLAGFHQLNYGMFELARGYKDRQMSAYSELQQAEFAAEVNGYTATKHQREVGTGYFDAVSLAISGGQSSTTAMGESTEHDQFRPAAE
- a CDS encoding ABC transporter permease, producing MKSGKFDATVLTLGFAFLYIPILILVIYSFNDSKLVTVWGGFSLKWYREMWSNAGLMDAAWVTLRVGLLSASLGTILGTLTALALVRYGRFPGRLLFSGMVYAPLVMPEVITGLSLLLLFVAVGVDRGLVTVIIAHTTFTMCYVAIVVQSRLLTFDTSLEEAAQDLGCPPVKTFFKITLPLILPAVISGWMLAFTLSLDDLVIASFTTGPGATTLPIKIYSQVRLGVTPEINAVCTILIGIVTIGVIIASLTTKQRELQRQRDEHVAARATS
- a CDS encoding DUF6460 domain-containing protein gives rise to the protein MIKIALASLIAGSFLSFFGLSPRAVLDYFGVTPDEIHAAMIAGFGWAAPRMLLGAMIVLPLWLITYILLPPRD
- a CDS encoding LysR family transcriptional regulator, producing the protein MKNIAWDSYQLFLHVARLGGLTGAASASGLSPATIGRRMVALEEELGRALFHRSQTGYTLTGDGRALLDHLGELEAASRKVDIWRRGQASDALVRIAVGTWNGWLLAENFPAIRQERDAFRIDLFIGEQRASLAHRESDIGMRAFEPEELNLAALLAGEVAYAPYRARNTFDAGPERWLAVDRENAISAYLRWPHEQAPDRIIATVNRPRSLRDLALAGAGVAVLPCFVGDLEPRLQRAGDEIVELRHRQWIVMNNDDRHRTEIRVVVDRMMGLFKAHRELFDGTRFRLGG
- a CDS encoding polyamine ABC transporter substrate-binding protein, with amino-acid sequence MKAHFIRTASVALATIFIASAVQAQERVVHVYNWSDYIDESVLEDFTKETGIKVVYDVFDSNELLETKLLAGGSGYDVVVPTGPFLARQITAGVFQKLDKAKLPNLSNMWPDISERLAKYDPGNEYAVNYMWGTTGIGYNTAKLKEALGADFKVDSWDAIFKPENAEKLKACGINILDASDETFAISMNYIGKDPDSKETADLEAGGAVYSQIRPFVKTFNSSSYIDDLANGDICLTIGWSGDILQAKARAEEAKNGVEIEYVIPKEGTYMWFDNLAIPADAKNVAEAHEFINYLMKPDVIAKASNYVQYANGNLASQALLDEAVIKNPSVYPTEETVKKLFTISPYGPKEQRVLNRVWTQIKTGS
- a CDS encoding helix-turn-helix domain-containing protein; translation: MAENKIFAGPRVRRIRNGLGLTQTAMAEALEISPSYLNLIERNQRPLTVQLLLKLASVYKVDLDELQGEAGGTASQLREVFADPLLSGELPGDQELIEIAGAAPNAANGIVKLYRAYREQAARLSDLADLLAREGHETSLSGARLPTDEVREVIERRANFHARIEDSAEAFHAALGLVAGDDLAVALKAWLRNKHGIVVRALPVQAMPSLRRRYDRHSMRLFLSERLSAFDQLREVAMEVCLLALNDEIQTTLDELALTSGEARRLGRFELARYAAHALMMPYSAFLSAAQRARYDVDVLRARFNVSFEQAANRLTMLQRPGAQGVPFFLLEVDNAGNRFRRSGAQGFPQAKFGGLCPKLNIHVAFAQPAQLLVDHVQMPDGAGFLTVSRTLEGPQAGFGERVRRTAVLIGCDIAQADEVIYADAVRAPAVAPVPIGTACRLCERSGCLSRAEPPLTRPLGLDEMVTGLSAFDFQ
- a CDS encoding cupin domain-containing protein encodes the protein MNMQDRPGMIGFGRDRFDKPVRFLNGRFDCKVSARDTDGALCIIDTFRDSCGGPPLHYHALQDEWFMVLEGEFLFQLGDQLFHATAGCSIFGPRMVPHSFRNLTDKARMLLVFQPALDIETFFSTGVTLHQAQTDMFDALSLAHHIHNVGPPLSQAQADALRSTAQPEPRPVE
- a CDS encoding SMc00767 family acetate metabolism repressor, whose product is MTPQTRVKERAEEQSSAMSTDQQAMIRMLANDLHRLNHSIMKAVDAGVSVELVRSARHHGGDGNWGDLLIPVIVTQGTHAA